A genomic stretch from Spodoptera frugiperda isolate SF20-4 chromosome 14, AGI-APGP_CSIRO_Sfru_2.0, whole genome shotgun sequence includes:
- the LOC118279318 gene encoding m-AAA protease-interacting protein 1, mitochondrial produces MNVVIRRVLTRQSFRLCETLACKTLSKHIPITSTCPVIQLRNYCQGQERLEAETRKLPQLMEFPPVVWPSFIKFIKNWMFANFIIRPYFDQEFSLHEFIEGSKHAVQVVSECLQKSDFKSLDGLVDKDAIAALKSAISKLSVSQRQLLAIEKEDIFYAFPYQVGVMFDDADKRWVEITMCYHVFRGLRHLKDAGDLPPITIGVQPEYQDKIFILNYRFIREFTKGVEDSWWINIVNHFQPQNLIKK; encoded by the exons ATGAATGTAGTTATAAGAAGGGTCTTGACGAGGCAATCTTTTAGATTATGTGAAACATTGGCATGTAAAACTTTATCTAAACACATACCCATAACCTCAACATGTCCTGTTATACAATTACGGAATTACTGCCAGGGCCAGGAACGTTTGGAAGCAGAAACTCGGAAATTACCGCAGCTCATGGAATTCCCGCCAGTCGTGTGGCCTTCATTCATCAAGTTCATAAAGAATTGGATGTTTGCAAACTTCATTATCAGACCCTATTTTGACCAGGAATTCAGCTTGCATGAGTTCATTGAAGGATCAAAACATGCTGTTCAG GTTGTTTCAGAATGCCTACAAAAGAGTGATTTCAAGTCATTAGATGGCCTGGTAGATAAGGATGCTATCGCCGCACTAAAGTCTGCCATTTCAAAGCTCTCAGTCTCACAGCGGCAGTTGTTGGCTATTGAGAAGGAAGATATCTTTTATGCTTTCCCTTATCAG GTTGGTGTAATGTTTGATGATGCAGACAAGCGCTGGGTTGAAATAACAATGTGCTACCATGTATTCAGAGGGCTCAGACATTTGAAGGATGCTGGCGATTTACCACCTATCACTATTGG TGTGCAACCCGAATACCAAGACAAGATATTTATTCTAAACTACAGATTTATAAGAGAATTCACTAAAGGAGTAGAAGACAGCTGGTGGATAAACATTGTGAATCATTTTCAGCCGCAGaatctaataaagaaataa
- the LOC118279141 gene encoding LOW QUALITY PROTEIN: structure-specific endonuclease subunit SLX4 (The sequence of the model RefSeq protein was modified relative to this genomic sequence to represent the inferred CDS: inserted 1 base in 1 codon), with protein sequence MSIDNNSKCVRSKYFVAKTDMDESLSDFQEAKQSCKGPKPATKAAKPKTRKVTKRIKGQKDIRTALKPKKNELEAYTKEFDNVCKKSGLDVDSEQLHLAIALSKSLQTESNENECTPTLSSQQRVAKIRKTLQEYGFKVPEAKITAVKRTRKLRKDYKLLTTSEEEKHQIVTSKYSQVLFGNLDKSCTEENSQDLDARVFHIASNILYECMKDNCIFYVDDLVEKSTSNGALLRDWSEIPGRPVSPKPEEPIRMDFKDIDCSQDELDVILSGSIKSVKDVLDKYKEIKHDVPSIVIDEEDKVANKMDSSIISIDDNYDVERINKSPFEKAFGVQSPIKKVGAKTPVKRLFDDESCANDVIEIISPIKGKVEGNNAEEVDTEYKLRVTEQYRSVSPDIFDDELSSIIDVSKPINVLSQEHKTKVFSQDNFMDLTQCANVNVLSQNSEKGSLLSQDVTKRRSNDFMEITECIAGSSQPIREGFKEIDLTQSPEANNTIKEGNTSINVDKVSVNISIDNEYGTSDSVSQNVTDEQNVTVVPNDRNNLDKEEENVDLTQSSNEEDKGMEVIDDKRDGETVNLTQSSNSDDLDELPSVNFGDSHVQKSLDDTIIVEPEEYISNGKVKQSMLFENRVQSPVFDLTQEQDAESDSSPVLPKDNEPSTSFYEDFVHDHSESDISKEIERNVDNNSASKEETDDIDLTQSSGTSEVMSNPIERQQSIPNNSSLGKNGDISIDYDEIVTEDNSYNTEGFKENDPDGSMTIKTDPTTSKDVNAIEIVDDNDEALNSSQNSEVFHISDKELDYSLHKSRYELPRDNFEFGGISVLDNITRLDGTRNLSEIGQRVSAINENAIDSLPDINFGDENEKVIEKSEVHVNMDISSEEFQDVLANTNGVINVKTPNKSEYVIKTCDVTPMSDYAAMSTPERNRELDKYGLKPFKRKRAIKILTHLYNQMHPTVQQLVDEEQPSCKKPRLTLTQDSSPTKLPKSPSKSSQIRPKSSPLKTQNGTAHSSNTNSNELERDRCILSAPTSKVDEKSSEVCAYEVSSELAVVKAIDCSPDDWVFQKREKAKVHSCRVPLHIAFHNYVLSRRSLREAILKYEPVNIDVIHKDLVGYGHRYDPKVHSCRVPLHIAFHNYVLSRRSLREAILKYEPVNIDVIHKDLVGYGHRYDRKEEEVEALASIYGDDWLVESHKTRSYSIKITTKKLEATLYVTMPKSYPSQSPPXYELSAPWMDRNDKAQLHQALDEIYSENVGESVIFQWVEKIREVMLTIKPRKREMNRKKSRSKSKSPTESMTSLLESACPEIIHAEVIIDRKSIFQGHAAEVHSIDDVNTVLTKLKTNKKINNAKHNMFAYRIQKKTGKGTTILQDCDDDGEAHAGGRMLHLLQILDQKNTLVVVTRWYGGIQLGPDRFRHINNATRQAIQQAGLLNK encoded by the exons ATGAGCATtgataataatag CAAATGCGTCCGAAGCAAATACTTTGTTGCCAAGACTGATATGGATGAGAGCCTTTCCGACTTTCAAGAAGCTAAACAAAGTTGTAAAGGACCTAAACCAGCTACAAAAGCAGCTAAACCTAAGACTAGGAAGGTAACCAAACGCATTAAGGGCCAGAAAGACATAAGAACAGCTTTAAAACCTAAGAAAAATGAATTAGAGGCATACACAAAAGAGTTTGATAATGTCTGCAAGAAGTCTGGTCTCGATGTAGATTCTGAACAATTGCATCTAGCTATAGCATTGTCTAAATCACTCCAAACAGAATCCAATGAGAATGAGTGCACACCAACTTTATCTTCGCAACAAAGAGTAGCAAAAATCAGGAAAACATTACAAGAATATGGTTTTAAAGTTCCCGAGGCTAAGATAACTGCTGTTAAAAGAACTAGAAAGCTTAGAAAAGATTATAAACTCCTAACGACATCTGAAGAAGAAAAACATCAAATTGTAACCAGCAAATATTCACAAGTACTCTTTGGAAATCTTGATAAATCTTGTACAGAAGAGAATAGTCAAGATTTGGATGCAAGAGTTTTCCATATAGCATCCAACATCTTGTATGAATGCATGAAAGATAATTGTATATTCTATGTAGATGATTTAGTTGAGAAGTCAACAAGTAATGGTGCTTTACTGAGAGACTGGTCTGAAATCCCAGGCAGACCAGTGAGTCCAAAGCCTGAAGAACCAATCAGAATGGATTTTAAAGACATTGATTGTTCTCAAGACGAGCTGGATGTAATTCTGAGTGGTTCTATCAAGTCTGTCAAAGACgttttagataaatataaagaaattaaacatGATGTGCCTAGTATAGTAATTGATGAGGAAGATAAAGTTGCAAATAAAATGGATTCTAGTATTATAAGTattgatgataattatgatgtTGAAAGAATTAATAAATCACCATTTGAAAAAGCTTTTGGTGTGCAATCTCCAATCAAAAAGGTTGGTGCAAAAACACCCGTGAAAAGGCTATTTGATGATGAATCATGTGCAAATGATGTGATAGAAATAATATCACCTATAAAGGGAAAAGTTGAGGGTAATAATGCTGAAGAAGTAGATACTGAGTATAAACTAAGAGTAACTGAGCAATACAGGAGTGTTTCACCAGACATATTTGATGATGAACTGTCTTCTATAATAGATGTTTCCAAACCTATAAATGTTTTGTCTCAAGAGCATAAAACTAAAGTATTTTCACAAGATAACTTTATGGATCTGACTCAGTGTGCTAATGTTAATGTGTTATCACAGAATTCTGAGAAAGGTTCTCTTTTATCTCAAGATGTAACAAAGAGAAGATCAAATGATTTTATGGAAATCACTGAGTGTATTGCTGGGTCTTCTCAGCCTATTAGAGAAGGATTCAAAGAGATTGACTTGACACAGAGCCCTGAAGCTAACAATACAATTAAGGAAGGCAATACTAGTATTAACGTAGATAAGGTAAGTGTAAATATTTCTATAGATAATGAATATGGTACTAGTGATAGTGTCAGTCAAAATGTTACAGATGAACAGAACGTAACAGTAGTTCCTAATGACAGAAATAATTTGGACAAAGAAGAGGAAAATGTAGATTTGACACAAAGTTCAAATGAAGAAGATAAAGGTATGGAAGTTATAGATGATAAAAGAGATGGAGAAACAGTGAATTTAACACAATCTTCTAACTCTGATGATTTAGATGAGCTACCTTCAGTCAATTTCGGCGATTCGCACGTCCAAAAATCTTTAGATGACACTATAATTGTAGAACCAGAAGAATACATCTCAAATGGCAAAGTTAAACAATCTATGCTATTTGAAAATAGGGTGCAAAGTCCTGTGTTTGATTTAACACAAGAACAAGACGCTGAAAGTGATTCTAGCCCTGTTTTGCCAAAGGATAATGAACCTTCTACCAGTTTTTATGAAGACTTTGTTCATGATCATTCAGAATCTGATATAAGTAAAGAAATAGAACGAAATGTTGACAATAATAGTGCGTCTAAGGAAGAAACAGATGATATAGATTTAACACAAAGTTCAGGTACATCCGAAGTGATGTCTAATCCTATTGAAAGACAACAAAGTATTCCTAACAATAGTAGTTTAGGAAAAAATGGTGACATTTCAATAGATTACGACGAAATTGTTACTGAAGATAATAGTTATAACACTGAAGGTTTCAAAGAAAATGATCCAGATGGTAGTATGACCATAAAAACTGATCCAACTACATCCAAAGATGTAAATGCAATAGAAATTGTAGATGACAACGATGAAGCTTTAAATTCGAGTCAAAATTCCGAAGTATTTCATATATCAGATAAAGAATTAGATTATTCTCTACACAAATCGAGATACGAGCTTCCAAGAGACAATTTTGAATTCGGCGGCATTTCTGTTTTGGATAACATTACTAGACTAGATGGTACTAGAAATTTAAGTGAAATTGGTCAAAGAGTTTCAGCTATAAATGAAAATGCTATAGACAGTCTTCCAGATATTAATTTTGGAGATGAAAATGAGAAAGTTATTGAGAAATCTGAAGTACACGTTAATATGGATATTAGTTCGGAAGAGTTTCAAGATGTTTTGGCCAATACGAATGGTGTAATTAATGTTAAAACGCCTAATAAGTCTGAGTACGTTATTAAAACTTGTGACGTCACGCCTATGTCGGATTATGCGGCCATGTCGACACCGGAAAGGAATAGAGAGCTGGATAAATATGGATTGAAGCCTTTTAAGAGAAAAAGAG CTATAAAGATACTCACGCACCTCTACAATCAAATGCATCCGACAGTACAACAGCTAGTCGACGAAGAGCAGCCTTCTTGCAAAAAACCAAGATTAACATTAACACAAGATTCATCACCGACAAAACTTCCAAAATCACCTTCCAAGTCAAGCCAAATTCGACCTAAATCGTCTCCATTGAAGACCCAAAATGGTACAGCACACTCTTCAAATACAAATAGTAATGAGTTAGAAAGAGATAGGTGTATATTATCAGCTCCTACTTCGAAGGTTGATGAAAAGAGTTCAGAAGTGTGTGCTTATGAAGTGAGCAGTGAACTTGCGGTTGTGAAGGCAATTGACTGCAGTCCTGATGATTGGGTGTTTCAGAAAAGAGAGAAGGCTAAG gtCCATTCATGCCGCGTGCCACTTCACATAGCGTTCCACAACTACGTGTTGAGTCGCCGGTCTCTAAGAGAGGCCATACTCAAGTACGAGCCGGTGAACATCGACGTCATACACAAGGACTTGGTCGGGTATGGACATCGGTATGATCCTAAG gtCCATTCATGCCGCGTGCCACTTCACATAGCGTTCCACAACTACGTGTTGAGTCGCCGGTCTCTAAGAGAGGCCATACTCAAGTACGAGCCGGTGAACATCGACGTCATACACAAGGACTTGGTCGGGTATGGACATCGGTATGATCGTAAG gaaGAGGAGGTCGAGGCTTTGGCCTCCATATATGGAGACGATTGGCTCGTGGAGAGCCATAAAACGAGATCGTATAGCATAAAAATAACGACAAAGAAATTGGAGGCTACATTATATGTGACTATGCCAAAATCTTACCCTTCCCAGTCACCCC GCTACGAACTTTCCGCGCCCTGGATGGATCGGAACGACAAGGCACAACTGCATCAAGCTTTAGACGAAATCTATTC AGAGAATGTTGGTGAAAGTGTAATTTTCCAATGGGTAGAGAAGATACGAGAGGTGATGCTGACTATAAAACCAAGGAAAAGAGAAATGAATAGGAAGAAGAGCCGCTCTAAATCCAAGTCTCCCACGGAATCTATGACATCATTG CTAGAAAGTGCGTGTCCGGAAATAATCCATGCTGAAGTAATTATTGACAGAAAGAGTATATTCCAAGGTCATGCAGCTGAAGTTCATTCCATTGATGatgtaaa TACGGTCCTCACAAAACTGAAGacgaacaaaaaaattaataacgcGAAACACAACATGTTCGCTTACCGCATCCAGAAGAAGACTGGCAAGGGTACCACCATCCTGCAGGACTGTGACGACGACGGCGAGGCGCACGCCGGCGGCAGGATGCTGCATCTACTGCAGATTTTGGACCAGAAGAATACACTAGTTGTTGTGACTCGCTG gtACGGTGGCATACAGCTTGGCCCCGACAGATTCCGTCACATCAACAATGCCACGAGACAGGCTATCCAACAAGCTGGACTTTTGAATAAATGA
- the LOC118279170 gene encoding protein IMPACT-A — MEAENFTKQEEEVEALASIYGDDWLVESHKTRSYSIKITTKKLEATLYVTMPKSYPSQSPPSYELSAPWMDRNDKAQLHQALDEIYSENVGESVIFQWVEKIREVMLTIKPRKREMNRKKSRSKSKSPTESMTSLLESACPEIIHAEVIIDRKSIFQGHAAEVHSIDDVNTVLTKLKTNKKINNAKHNMFAYRIQKKTGKGTTILQDCDDDGEAHAGGRMLHLLQILDQKNTLVVVTRWYGGIQLGPDRFRHINNATRQAIQQAGLLNK, encoded by the exons ATGGAAGCGGAAAACTTCACTAAACAG gaaGAGGAGGTCGAGGCTTTGGCCTCCATATATGGAGACGATTGGCTCGTGGAGAGCCATAAAACGAGATCGTATAGCATAAAAATAACGACAAAGAAATTGGAGGCTACATTATATGTGACTATGCCAAAATCTTACCCTTCCCAGTCACCCCCCAGCTACGAACTTTCCGCGCCCTGGATGGATCGGAACGACAAGGCACAACTGCATCAAGCTTTAGACGAAATCTATTC AGAGAATGTTGGTGAAAGTGTAATTTTCCAATGGGTAGAGAAGATACGAGAGGTGATGCTGACTATAAAACCAAGGAAAAGAGAAATGAATAGGAAGAAGAGCCGCTCTAAATCCAAGTCTCCCACGGAATCTATGACATCATTG CTAGAAAGTGCGTGTCCGGAAATAATCCATGCTGAAGTAATTATTGACAGAAAGAGTATATTCCAAGGTCATGCAGCTGAAGTTCATTCCATTGATGatgtaaa TACGGTCCTCACAAAACTGAAGacgaacaaaaaaattaataacgcGAAACACAACATGTTCGCTTACCGCATCCAGAAGAAGACTGGCAAGGGTACCACCATCCTGCAGGACTGTGACGACGACGGCGAGGCGCACGCCGGCGGCAGGATGCTGCATCTACTGCAGATTTTGGACCAGAAGAATACACTAGTTGTTGTGACTCGCTG gtACGGTGGCATACAGCTTGGCCCCGACAGATTCCGTCACATCAACAATGCCACGAGACAGGCTATCCAACAAGCTGGACTTTTGAATAAATGA
- the LOC118279375 gene encoding CDK-activating kinase assembly factor MAT1: protein MDDQACPRCKTTKYRNPSLKLMVNVCGHALCESCVDLLFLKGSGSCPDCNVPLRRSNFRVQLFEDPMVEKEIDIRKRVLKDFNKKEEDFATLREYNDYLEEIETIVYNLTNNIDIVGTNKRIEQYKKDNKDIIMKNKVKIGREEVELEEILEIEKQMEELRRAEIARLEQEAKKQKIREKEALIDELMFAEGDAKDILNTFAQNKANKQEELVPVVPKVTQFSTGVKFTRVSTQPTLPLIEEGPLYKYEPLAVPDRCGPDPPSIEDIVACGYLKHVRAESETEKAGGYKSTLPCLRALQDALAGLYHAS, encoded by the exons ATGGATGACCAAGCCTGTCCACGTTGTAAAACAACGAAATACAGAAATCCATCTCTGAAGTTGATGGTAAACGTATGTGGCCATGCTTTGTGCGAAAGTTGTGTtgatttgttgtttttaaaag GCTCAGGATCTTGTCCAGACTGCAACGTACCATTACGGCGAAGTAATTTCAGAGTCCAACTATTCGAAGATCCCATGGTAGAGAAAGAAATTGACATCAGAAAACGAGTTCTAAAGGATTTTAACAAAAAAGAGGAAGACTTTGCCACATTACGTGAATACAATGACTATTTAGAAGAAATAGAAACTATTGTCTataatttaactaataatatagatatagtCGGCACCAATAAACGGATAGAACAGTACAAAAAGGATAACAAAGATATTATAATGaagaataaagttaaaattg GTAGAGAAGAAGTAGAATTAGAAGAGATTTTAGAAATAGAAAAGCAGATGGAAGAACTTCGTAGAGCGGAGATCGCTCGTCTTGAGCAGGAAGCAAAGAAACAGAAGATTAGGGAAAAGGAAGCGTTGATTGATGAGCTCATGTTTGCGGAGGGTGACGCCAAAGATATATTGAATACATTCGCACAGAATAAGGCTAATAAGCAAGAGGAGTTGGTTCCTGTTGTGCCAAAG GTAACACAATTCTCAACGGGTGTGAAATTCACGCGAGTGTCGACACAACCCACGTTGCCGCTCATTGAGGAAGGTCCGTTGTACAAGTACGAGCCACTGGCCGTGCCGGACAGATGCGGGCCTGATCCACCTTCCATTGAAGATATTGTTGCTTGTGGATATTTGAAGCATGTCAG AGCTGAATCAGAAACAGAGAAGGCTGGTGGCTACAAATCAACACTGCCGTGTCTACGTGCCTTACAAGATGCGTTGGCCGGCCTGTATCACGCCAGTTGA
- the LOC118279169 gene encoding uncharacterized protein LOC118279169 translates to MAIGVDTSKWKPRKITGTPASKFRNILGVSILSFGIISGLIFHFVPVTGNLRKAIEPLYEDPIEEVERRLMIASGLPNRSAATIRKHMEESLRPDQPGI, encoded by the exons atGGCGATTGGCGTAGATACGTCAAAATGGAAACCCAGAAAAATTACTGGTACACCAGCTTCTAAATTTCGCAATATACTCGGTGTAAGCATATTGAGTTTTGGAATAATTTCGGGACTGATTTTcca tttCGTACCAGTAACTGGCAATCTGCGGAAAGCTATAGAACCTTTATATGAAGACCCGATCGAAGAGGTAGAGAGGCGTCTCATGATTGCTAGCGGCCTTCCAAACCGTTCAGCGGCAACAATACGAAAACATATGGAAGAAAGCCTAAGGCCAGACCAACCAGGAATATAG
- the LOC118279317 gene encoding uncharacterized protein LOC118279317 produces MSLLQNLTYREYQHALEFTLHRCEIIARLANMKIPYTNTTKPGETLVKALDRAGFSVSAYKKLVADSAKVKTITTYYKPKAKIAILVSNDRYTYLSKLATPSIDCDSLATLLKNAGFITIKIKNTTGTQLKLILAKIFDLVEEDSYCFFFYAGHGCQLCNTKCMLGIDCPVENIGLEHCVTENFVLNAMTKRKPELGMLIMDMCCVCLDRNVHPNIFASINTIEEYTVHKNLLIAYSSQSSQNAYEELQIECSTTINNDQTYELKTGDTDRIVPRASQYVNSLCTRIDEDLDANTLLDKVHEDVEKSVKRQKPTKVQCGVDKRSLYDPPTGDTQALQSKLREATREYKDNCVVY; encoded by the exons ATGTCTCTACTACAGAACTTGACATACAGAGAGTATCAACATGCTTTAGAATTTACCTTACATAGGTGTGAAATAATAGCAAGATTGGCCAACATGAA AATTCCCtacacaaacacaacaaaaccAGGCGAGACCTTGGTAAAAGCACTGGACCGTGCTGGATTTTCTGTCTCTGCGTATAAAAAACTAGTTGCAGACTCCGCCAAAGTAAAGACAATTACTACATATTACAAACCTAAAGCAAAGATTGCTATCCTAGTGTCCAACGatagatatacatatttatctaaATTGGCAACTCCGTCAATTGACTGTGACTCTCTGGCGACACTGCTGAAAAATGCAGGGTTCATTACTATTAAGATAAAGAATACTACTGGAACACAACTGAAACTTATTCTGGCTAAGATCTTTGACCTGGTCGAAGAGGATTCTTATT GTTTCTTCTTCTACGCAGGTCATGGTTGTCAACTATGCAATACAAAATGCATGTTAGGTATCGACTGCCCAGTAGAAAATATTGGCTTGGAACATTGCGTTACTGAGAACTTTGTACTTAATGCGATGACCAAGCGCAAACCTGAACTGGGAATGCTTATCATGGATATGTGCTGCGTATGTTTGGATCG CAACGTCCACCCCAACATCTTCGCTTCAATCAACACGATTGAAGAGTACACTGTACACAAGAATTTACTCATAGCTTATTCAAGCCAGTCTTCGCAGAATGCTTATGAAGAGCTTCAGATTGAGTGCTCAACTACCATCAACAATGATCAGACCTACGAGCTGAAGACTGGCGATACGGATAGAATCGTACCCAGAGCTAGCCAGTATGTAAACTCTTTGTGTACAAGGATAGATGAAGACTTGGACGCAAACACGTTACTAGATAAAGTACACGAAG ATGTTGAAAAATCAGTTAAGAGACAAAAACCTACAAAAGTGCAGTGCGGTGTTGATAAAAGATCATTGTATGATCCCCCAACAG GCGACACGCAAGCACTACAAAGTAAATTAAGAGAAGCCACTCGGGAATATAAAGACAATTGCGTagtctattaa